A part of Capsicum annuum cultivar UCD-10X-F1 chromosome 6, UCD10Xv1.1, whole genome shotgun sequence genomic DNA contains:
- the LOC107875636 gene encoding arogenate dehydratase/prephenate dehydratase 6, chloroplastic-like: MHTINPSSGISLKSLTSPSLVQTVPVKLVVKCGYRFESANTNASKVNTNGAPASYNFAGHVGASRADWQSSCAILASKVVSQQPDTEKTGGAGEITVVNGHKSLDLVPIDNNLPKPLTITDLSPAPMHGSQLRVAYQGVPGAYSEAAAGKAYPNCEAIPCDQFEVAFQAVELWIADRAVLPVENSLGGSIHRNYDLLLRHRLHIVGEVQLPVHHCLLALPGVRKEYLTRVISHPQALAQCELTLTKLGLNVVREAVDDTAGAAEYIAANNLRDTAAIASARAAELYGLQILSEGIQDDSSNVTRFVMLAREPIIPRTDRPFKTSIVFAHDKGTSVLFKVLSAFAFRNISLTKIESRPHRNRPIRLVDDANVGTAKHFEYMFYVDFEASMADVRAQNALAEVQEFTSFLRVLGSYPMDMTPWSPPRED; this comes from the coding sequence ATGCATACCATTAATCCGTCATCGGGTATAAGTCTCAAGTCCTTAACGTCGCCGTCGCTGGTTCAGACCGTCCCGGTTAAACTCGTTGTCAAGTGCGGGTACCGGTTTGAATCGGCTAACACAAATGCTAGTAAGGTGAATACCAACGGTGCTCCGGCGAGTTACAACTTCGCCGGCCATGTCGGCGCGTCGCGAGCTGATTGGCAGAGCTCGTGCGCTATTCTGGCTAGTAAGGTTGTTTCTCAGCAGCCGGATACTGAGAAAACTGGTGGTGCTGGTGAGATTACTGTCGTGAATGGCCACAAAAGTCTGGATCTGGTTCCGATTGATAACAATCTCCCTAAGCCGCTCACAATTACTGATCTCTCTCCTGCGCCGATGCACGGCTCACAGCTTCGTGTTGCTTACCAAGGTGTACCCGGCGCGTACAGTGAAGCTGCGGCCGGAAAAGCTTATCCTAATTGTGAAGCTATACCTTGCGATCAATTTGAGGTTGCATTTCAAGCTGTAGAACTCTGGATCGCAGATCGTGCAGTACTCCCCGTAGAAAACTCCCTCGGGGGTTCAATTCACCGTAACTACGATCTCCTCCTCCGTCACCGTCTCCACATAGTCGGCGAAGTACAACTCCCCGTTCATCACTGCCTCTTAGCTCTTCCAGGCGTTCGTAAAGAGTACCTAACACGAGTCATCAGCCATCCACAAGCTTTAGCTCAGTGTGAACTCACTCTCACAAAACTCGGCTTAAACGTAGTACGTGAAGCCGTCGACGACACCGCCGGAGCAGCCGAGTACATCGCCGCGAACAACCTCCGGGACACCGCCGCAATCGCCTCCGCACGCGCCGCCGAACTATATGGTCTACAAATTTTATCTGAAGGAATCCAGGACGATTCAAGTAACGTGACTCGATTTGTGATGTTAGCAAGAGAACCAATAATTCCACGAACCGATCGTCCATTCAAAACAAGCATAGTATTCGCACACGACAAAGGCACAAGCGTCTTGTTCAAAGTGTTATCAGCATTCGCATTTCGCAACATCAGTTTGACGAAGATAGAGTCACGGCCTCACAGAAATCGGCCGATACGGCTAGTGGACGATGCAAATGTGGGAACAGCAAAGCATTTTGAGTACATGTTCTATGTAGATTTTGAAGCGTCAATGGCGGACGTAAGGGCCCAAAATGCGTTGGCTGAAGTTCAGGAATTCACGTCTTTTTTGAGGGTATTGGGTAGTTATCCTATGGATATGACTCCATGGTCTCCTCCTAGGGAAGACTAG